Proteins encoded by one window of Salvia splendens isolate huo1 chromosome 5, SspV2, whole genome shotgun sequence:
- the LOC121802106 gene encoding uncharacterized protein LOC121802106, which yields MGIEKSQLRHYPLKCSPWKLSQLEFFIKTITIIVDRGSNESVTPEFRELASNAALRLFGCLLEAVQRSFRCVSITYDKVMQSVNTLFGFLEKMCDNMTSEVDNNYCDPHICLQFVKMVTERLEPSILESPLYKVGLELKCIKNMELATESTRGLVADICFRGLDDKVLPVVYLSNNYFSVVAKSLSNAPECESVFKHMQGYLKFLLTSYNPHEILHALTCSLYKNIRLNTLQSWVVVANCFKELIDGKKDPSLLRMETDNIGYSILLRLLSYPFALLSVSDINPEVQTVVEAWDLLYVSVDRASQCLHLPAKSFSIDLCAVLNGLIDQIKSVDTRNELKENKCSDEFVLLYGNVMICVMKQLVWGMRSEARHYMDSEFRKFSFTSWMLLAARKRNKW from the exons ATGGGTATTGAGAAGTCCCAATTGAGACATTATCCATTAAAATGTTCACCTTGGAAGCTTTCTCAACTGGAGTTCTTCATTAAAACAATAACCATCATTGTAGATCGAGGATCAAATGAGAGTGTTACACCTGAATTTAGAGAACTGGCAAGTAATGCAGCTCTAAGGTTATTCGGATGTCTGCTAGAAGCAGTTCAGAGATCTTTCAGATGTGTATCCATTACATATGACAAGGTTATGCAATCTGTTAATACTTTATTCGGATTCCTGGAGAAAATGTGTGATAACATGACTTCAGAAGTTGATAACAACTACTGTGATCCTCACATATGCCTTCAATTTGTAAAGATGGTGACTGAGAGATTAGAACCCTCCATTCTTGAGTCTCCTCTCTACAAGGTGGGATTAGAGCTTAAGTGCATTAAAAACATGGAACTTGCTACTGAGTCTACACGTGGGTTGGTGGCAGATATCTGCTTTAGGGGTCTCGACGACAAGGTTCTTCCAGTTGTATATCTGAGTAACAACTATTTTTCTGTAGTTGCAAAGTCATTATCAAATGCCCCTGAGTGTGAATCTGTGTTTAAGCATATGCAAGGATATCTGAAGTTTTTGTTAACTTCATACAATCCTCATGAAATTCTTCATGCGCTTACTTGTTCACTTTATAAGAACATCAGGCTTAACACCTTACAGAGCTGGGTAGTTGTAGCTAACTGTTTTAAAGAATTGATAGATGGCAAAAAGGATCCGTCACTATTGAGAATGGAGACTGACAACATTGGTTACTCTATTTTATTGCGTCTCTTGTCATATCCATTTGCTTTGCTGTCAGTCTCTGATATAAATCCTGAGGTCCAGACTGTCGTGGAAGCATGGGATTTGCTTTATGTGTCTGTTGACAGAGCTTCACAATGTCTCCATCTCCCTGCCAAGAGTTTCTCTATAGATCTTTGTGCAGTACTAAATGGACTCATCGATCAAATTAAATCAGTTGACACCAGAAATGAgctgaaagaaaataaatgcaGTGATGAATTTGTTCTACTCTACGGGAATGTTATGATATGTGTCATGAAGCAACTGGTTTGGGGTATGAGGTCGGAAGCCAGACATTATATGGATTCTGAATTCAGAAAATTCAGCTTCACTAGCTGGATGTTATTAGCAGCTCG gaagaggaataaatggtga